In the Oryza glaberrima chromosome 6, OglaRS2, whole genome shotgun sequence genome, one interval contains:
- the LOC127777580 gene encoding peroxidase 16-like: MRSFHFLVVLALAMAISSPLVAANLRKNYYAKICPNLENIVRGSVQRSMQQSPIAAPATLRLFFHDCAVRGCDASIMIINPNGDDEWRNPDDQTLKPEGFTTVIAAKAAVDSDPQCRNRVSCADILALATRDSVFLSGGPNYAVELGRFDGRVSTRNSVNLPHGNFNLDQLTGYFGSLGLSPTDMVALSGGHTIGAASCNFFGYRLGGDPTMDPNFAAMLRGSCGSSGFAFLDAATPLRFDNAFYQNLRAGRGLLGSDQTLYSDPRSRGLVDRYAANQGAFFNDFVAAMTKLGRVGVKSPATGGEIRRDCRFPN, encoded by the exons ATGAGGAGCTTCCATTTCCTCGTCGTTCTCGCGCTGGCGATGGCGATCTCGTCGCCATTGGTGGCGGCGAACCTGAGGAAGAACTACTACGCCAAGATCTGCCCGAACCTCGAGAACATCGTGCGCGGGTCCGTGCAGAGGTCGATGCAGCAGTCGCCgatcgcggcgccggcgacgctgaggctcttcttccacgactgcGCCGTCCGCGGGTGCGACGCGTCGATCATGATCATCAACccgaacggcgacgacgagtggAGGAACCCCGACGACCAGACGCTGAAGCCGGAGGGGTTCACGACGGTGATAGCCGCCAAGGCCGCCGTCGACAGCGACCCCCAGTGCCGGAACAGGGTGTCCTGCGCCGACATCTTGGCCCTCGCCACCAGAGACTCCGTCTTCCTG AGTGGAGGGCCGAACTACGCGGTGGAGCTCGGCAGGTTCGACGGCAGGGTGTCGACCAGGAACAGCGTCAACCTGCCTCATGGCAACTTCAACCTCGACCAGCTCACCGGCTACTTCGGCAGCCTCGGCCTCAGCCCCACCGACATGGTCGCCCTCTCCG GGGGTCACACCATCGGGGCGGCGTCGTGCAACTTCTTCGGCTACAGGCTCGGCGGCGACCCGACCATGGACCCCAACTTCGCGGCGATGCTGCGCGGCAGCTGCGGCTCCAGCGGCTTCGCGTTCCTCGACGCCGCGACGCCGCTCCGGTTCGACAACGCCTTCTACCAGaacctccgcgccggccgcggcctcctcggctCCGACCAGACGCTCTACTCCGACCCGAGGTCCCGCGGCCTCGTCGACCGCTACGCCGCCAACCAGGGCGCCTTCTTCAACGACTTCGTCGCCGCCATGACCAAGCTCGGCAGGGTCGGCGTCAagtcgccggccaccggcggcgagatccGCCGCGACTGCAGGTTCCCCAACTGA